From one Branchiostoma floridae strain S238N-H82 chromosome 3, Bfl_VNyyK, whole genome shotgun sequence genomic stretch:
- the LOC118412277 gene encoding uncharacterized protein LOC118412277 isoform X1: MASEEDLQEDKARKGVLQESQVAAEMLTRRLQEEEDRWKEKTFAHCCHLHRLQHENFRKQGTVARGVSVEKPGPFPAYIEVLHAASSSAVTPTVRFRITRELRTANLLDFAQYVYSSYLGTDLASLSLSSKKLNKVFNTKTKHVLMGEALKDFTTIGGSHHPVFHMSVDGKEKTQQQTAHVQSKGLKMSQKEALCVEGDIQRINGNLPQAVSCYCRAYEEDPLYVIDHLKSLPQESLENVVELVDFWGRSSAEAAEQREEYGILLTPEQLTSFILACPASLIGSSSCARISQLFKEKKYQEVMERCSAMLEHQPTKPVRLYLDRGLAALLARKRERVVAADFIKACQEDENELKEYMLAQKQHLPRVLKVLHRCASLDQPKRATSTEDINKWQSFVIDCGKIILLFDPYDGKTMTRCATLQADLGDFTGATKMWTNMLKLLRGQETPSKGPMIEALVARALCHFHMGKQDYATTDLIAAVNIDADVAKTEMLKNFAKEQLKEIVSYVVGLARKMSIDVRKESQTDAGNSDQVRAALQLYKLVLALQPNNRKVLHACAECHTFLGEHQEAADIYDTMLQNDTRTDTSTLCSRALSNLKAGHLDIAMSDLNIAFDRNPSSIDALCARAYFFQLKGQEDDLMKDVLKASLASVKDTAASLKRIPVPEQTHLKEIVIKGCQRLLQADRENSDVAGLSVKRERTEAVLRLTDLLQLLSPGTEGVHLLRAHAHMELGNQQEAQRILLDKVKSNPQDPVSSIHLALLRLRLGKVQEAVQGCITVLETIGESTFHAALEDVPKEDRQLLLRSSQQYGFSLLQQCQDPAVISTAISAFTIATLASDMRDTTALMARAECHAHLRSYQAAAQDYSRVLDVQTECSTALCARGCMNIVMNKQKEAVEDFLAALRKDLEAARTQILLLQQQMRLLLLYWLHLYATDAMSHGQHGGRLEDAVLIGHLLISIDANVAAWQLLYADALIIQGDLDQAFVHLNRVLQLTPDDRSVLARRGLIYVKKGNHQLAASELCPLAELDSEGLEFVLKALDNDQKEALIKVSLKKAEVLTGLNDHEQALCFLTLAVAASQSSNADILRQRTKCLSRLQQYNQALHDINLVIRMNNANKNASQVSDYCWRGYINLLRNKEHPAVVDYIHAFRTDRQKTVSLVTSRPGKSALAQVFHRYAEHQYKKGKAEDTIAVCQLGLLLDGTNENLRSLKMKATRDQAHAQCTIL; the protein is encoded by the exons TTCCAGCTTACATCGAAGTGTTGCATGCTGCATCCAGCAGTGCAGTCACACCAACGGTCCGATTCCGTATCACCAGAGAACTACGTACTGCAAACCTGTTAGACTTTGCACAGTACGTGTACTCCTCTTACCTTGGCACTGACTTGGCCTCTCTCAGTCTTTCTTCCAAAAAGCTGAACAAAGTTTTCAACACAAAGACTAAGCATGTGTTGATGGGGGAAGCTTTGAAGGACTTTACCACCATTGGAGGGAGTCATCACCCAGTCTTTCATATGAGCGTTGATGGGAAAGAGAAAACTCAGCAGCAAACAGCACATGTACAGTCTAAAGGCTTAAAGATGTCCCAAAAGGAAGCATTGTGTGTTGAGGGTGATATCCAGCGTATCAATGGGAACCTTCCTCAAGCCGTGTCGTGCTACTGTAGGGCATATGAAGAGGATCCGCTGTACGTCATTGATCACCTCAAGTCGCTGCCGCAGGAGTCTCTGGAAAACGTGGTGGAGCTGGTAGACTTCTGGGGGCGAAGTTCGGCAGAAGCAGCAGAGCAGAGGGAAGAGTACGGCATCTTGCTCACCCCTGAACAGCTGACATCCTTCATTTTGGCATGTCCTGCTAGCTTGATCGGGTCTTCGAGCTGTGCCCGGATATCCCAACTTTTCAAAGAGAAGAAGTACCAAGAAGTGATGGAGAGGTGCTCGGCTATGCTGGagcaccaaccaaccaaacctGTCCGCCTGTATCTAGACCGCGGTCTAGCTGCTCTGCTGGCAAGGAAACGGGAAAGAGTCGTGGCAGCAGACTTTATAAAGGCTTGTCAAGAGGATGAGAATGAGTTGAAGGAGTACATGCTAGCCCAGAAACAGCATTTACCTCGGGTCTTGAAGGTCTTACATCGTTGTGCGAGCTTGGATCAACCAAAGAGAGCCACTAGCACTGAAGACATCAACAAATGGCAGTCTTTCGTAATAGATTGTGGTAAGATTATCTTATTGTTTGATCCATACGATGGTAAGACAATGACACGCTGTGCTACCTTACAAGCAGACCTTGGTGACTTCACAGGAGCAACCAAGATGTGGACTAACATGCTGAAACTGCTCCGGGGGCAGGAAACTCCATCTAAGGGCCCCATGATTGAGGCTTTAGTAGCACGAGCGTTGTGTCACTTCCACATGGGCAAGCAAGATTATGCAACCACTGACCTGATTGCTGCTGTGAACATCGACGCAGACGTAGCAAAAACTGAAATGTTGAAGAACTTCGCAAAAGAGCAACTGAAAGAAATTGTGAGCTATGTTGTTGGGCTTGCTAGGAAGATGAGCATTGATGTAAGAAAGGAGAGCCAGACAGATGCTGGTAACAGTGATCAGGTCCGTGCTGCCCTACAGTTGTACAAACTTGTCCTAGCTCTGCAGCCAAACAACAGGAAAGTACTCCACGCTTGTGCAGAGTGCCACACGTTCTTAGGCGAGCACCAAGAAGCCGCAGACATCTATGATACCATGTTGCAGAACGACACGAGAACTGACACATCCACGCTATGCTCTAGAGCGCTTTCTAACCTGAAAGCAGGACATCTTGACATCGCCATGTCAGATCTAAACATAGCCTTTGACAGAAATCCGTCCTCCATTGATGCACTCTGTGCTCGAGCCTACTTCTTCCAACTGAAGGGACAAGAAGATGACTTGATGAAGGATGTCTTGAAGGCAAGTCTTGCGTCTGTTAAAGACACAGCCGCAAGTCTGAAGAGAATCCCTGTCCCTGAGCAAACACACTTGAAGGAAATTGTCATCAAAGGCTGTCAACGTCTTCTTCAAGCTGATAGAGAGAACAGTGACGTAGCCGGATTGTCAGTCAAGCG GGAGAGGACAGAAGCTGTTCTCCGGCTGACAGACCTGCTCCAGCTGCTGAGTCCAGGCACAGAGGGCGTTCACCTGCTGCGGGCCCACGCTCACATGGAGCTCGGTAACCAACAGGAAGCCCAGAGGATCTTACTGGACAAGGTCAAGTCCAACCCGCAGGACCCTGTGTCATCTATCCACCTGGCTCTGCTGAGGCTCCGACTGGGAAAAGTACAGGAGGCTGTGCAG GGATGTATCACTGTTCTGGAGACCATTGGAGAGTCCACCTTCCATGCAGCCCTGGAGGATGTGCCAAAAGAAGACAGACAGCTGTTATTGAGGAGTTCCCAACAGTACGGGTTCAGCTTGTTACAACAGTGTCAGGACCCTGCTGTCATAAGTACTGCCATCAGTGCTTTCACCATTGCAACACTAGCATCAG ATATGAGAGACACCACCGCCCTGATGGCTCGTGCAGAATGCCACGCCCACCTCAGGAGTTACCAGGCAGCGGCACAGGACTACAGTAGAGTGCTCGACGTCCAGACTGAATGTAGCACCGCATTGTGTGCCCGGGGCTGCATGAATATTGTCATGAACAAGCAAAAG GAAGCGGTAGAAGATTTCCTGGCAGCATTGCGTAAAGACTTGGAGGCAGCGAGGACACAAATCTTACTCCTACAGCAGCAGATGCGCCTGTTACTGCTGTACTGGTTACATCTGTATGCTACGGACGCGATGTCCCACggacaacatggcggccgccTGGAGGATGCAGTGTTGATTGGACACTTACTCATCTCCATCGATGCTAATGTTGCGGCATGGCAATTGTTGTATGCAGATGCTCTTATCATACAAG GTGACTTGGACCAGGCCTTTGTGCACCTGAATCGTGTGCTACAGCTGACACCTGATGACCGGTCAGTCCTGGCGCGCAGAGGGCTGATCTATGTGAAGAAGGGAAACCATCAACTGGCCGCATCAGAACTCTGTCCTCTGGCCGAGCTGGACTCTGAAGGCCTAGAGTTTGTTCTAAAGGCTTTAGACAATGACCAAAAGGAAGCATTGATCAAG GTGTCCCTGAAGAAGGCTGAAGTGCTGACTGGACTGAATGACCATGAGCAGGCTCTGTGCTTCCTCACGCTGGCAGTGGCTGCATCACAGAGTTCTAACGCAGACATCCTACGTCAGCGTACAAAGTGTTTGAGTAGGTTACAACAGTACAACCAGGCCCTGCATGATATCAACCTCGTCATTAGAATgaacaatgcaaacaaaaatgcatCTCAG GTGAGTGACTACTGCTGGCGAGGCTATATCAACCTCCTTCGCAACAAGGAACATCCTGCAGTGGTGGACTACATACACGCATTCAGAACTGACCGCCAGAAAACGGTCAGTTTGGTGACGTCACGTCCAGGGAAGAGTGCCCTCGCTCAGGTGTTTCACAG GTATGCTGAGCACCAGTATAAGAAAGGGAAGGCAGAGGACACTATTGCTGTTTGTCAGTTGGGGCTACTGCTGGATGGAACCAATGAAAATCTGCGAAGTTTGAAGATGAAGGCCACAAGAGACCAGGCACATGCACAGTGTACCATTCTGTGA
- the LOC118412277 gene encoding uncharacterized protein LOC118412277 isoform X2, with amino-acid sequence MKNGGGGNMKRRLLSCTAANWGGGSKYRSTLIRLQHENFRKQGTVARGVSVEKPGPFPAYIEVLHAASSSAVTPTVRFRITRELRTANLLDFAQYVYSSYLGTDLASLSLSSKKLNKVFNTKTKHVLMGEALKDFTTIGGSHHPVFHMSVDGKEKTQQQTAHVQSKGLKMSQKEALCVEGDIQRINGNLPQAVSCYCRAYEEDPLYVIDHLKSLPQESLENVVELVDFWGRSSAEAAEQREEYGILLTPEQLTSFILACPASLIGSSSCARISQLFKEKKYQEVMERCSAMLEHQPTKPVRLYLDRGLAALLARKRERVVAADFIKACQEDENELKEYMLAQKQHLPRVLKVLHRCASLDQPKRATSTEDINKWQSFVIDCGKIILLFDPYDGKTMTRCATLQADLGDFTGATKMWTNMLKLLRGQETPSKGPMIEALVARALCHFHMGKQDYATTDLIAAVNIDADVAKTEMLKNFAKEQLKEIVSYVVGLARKMSIDVRKESQTDAGNSDQVRAALQLYKLVLALQPNNRKVLHACAECHTFLGEHQEAADIYDTMLQNDTRTDTSTLCSRALSNLKAGHLDIAMSDLNIAFDRNPSSIDALCARAYFFQLKGQEDDLMKDVLKASLASVKDTAASLKRIPVPEQTHLKEIVIKGCQRLLQADRENSDVAGLSVKRERTEAVLRLTDLLQLLSPGTEGVHLLRAHAHMELGNQQEAQRILLDKVKSNPQDPVSSIHLALLRLRLGKVQEAVQGCITVLETIGESTFHAALEDVPKEDRQLLLRSSQQYGFSLLQQCQDPAVISTAISAFTIATLASDMRDTTALMARAECHAHLRSYQAAAQDYSRVLDVQTECSTALCARGCMNIVMNKQKEAVEDFLAALRKDLEAARTQILLLQQQMRLLLLYWLHLYATDAMSHGQHGGRLEDAVLIGHLLISIDANVAAWQLLYADALIIQGDLDQAFVHLNRVLQLTPDDRSVLARRGLIYVKKGNHQLAASELCPLAELDSEGLEFVLKALDNDQKEALIKVSLKKAEVLTGLNDHEQALCFLTLAVAASQSSNADILRQRTKCLSRLQQYNQALHDINLVIRMNNANKNASQVSDYCWRGYINLLRNKEHPAVVDYIHAFRTDRQKTVSLVTSRPGKSALAQVFHRYAEHQYKKGKAEDTIAVCQLGLLLDGTNENLRSLKMKATRDQAHAQCTIL; translated from the exons TTCCAGCTTACATCGAAGTGTTGCATGCTGCATCCAGCAGTGCAGTCACACCAACGGTCCGATTCCGTATCACCAGAGAACTACGTACTGCAAACCTGTTAGACTTTGCACAGTACGTGTACTCCTCTTACCTTGGCACTGACTTGGCCTCTCTCAGTCTTTCTTCCAAAAAGCTGAACAAAGTTTTCAACACAAAGACTAAGCATGTGTTGATGGGGGAAGCTTTGAAGGACTTTACCACCATTGGAGGGAGTCATCACCCAGTCTTTCATATGAGCGTTGATGGGAAAGAGAAAACTCAGCAGCAAACAGCACATGTACAGTCTAAAGGCTTAAAGATGTCCCAAAAGGAAGCATTGTGTGTTGAGGGTGATATCCAGCGTATCAATGGGAACCTTCCTCAAGCCGTGTCGTGCTACTGTAGGGCATATGAAGAGGATCCGCTGTACGTCATTGATCACCTCAAGTCGCTGCCGCAGGAGTCTCTGGAAAACGTGGTGGAGCTGGTAGACTTCTGGGGGCGAAGTTCGGCAGAAGCAGCAGAGCAGAGGGAAGAGTACGGCATCTTGCTCACCCCTGAACAGCTGACATCCTTCATTTTGGCATGTCCTGCTAGCTTGATCGGGTCTTCGAGCTGTGCCCGGATATCCCAACTTTTCAAAGAGAAGAAGTACCAAGAAGTGATGGAGAGGTGCTCGGCTATGCTGGagcaccaaccaaccaaacctGTCCGCCTGTATCTAGACCGCGGTCTAGCTGCTCTGCTGGCAAGGAAACGGGAAAGAGTCGTGGCAGCAGACTTTATAAAGGCTTGTCAAGAGGATGAGAATGAGTTGAAGGAGTACATGCTAGCCCAGAAACAGCATTTACCTCGGGTCTTGAAGGTCTTACATCGTTGTGCGAGCTTGGATCAACCAAAGAGAGCCACTAGCACTGAAGACATCAACAAATGGCAGTCTTTCGTAATAGATTGTGGTAAGATTATCTTATTGTTTGATCCATACGATGGTAAGACAATGACACGCTGTGCTACCTTACAAGCAGACCTTGGTGACTTCACAGGAGCAACCAAGATGTGGACTAACATGCTGAAACTGCTCCGGGGGCAGGAAACTCCATCTAAGGGCCCCATGATTGAGGCTTTAGTAGCACGAGCGTTGTGTCACTTCCACATGGGCAAGCAAGATTATGCAACCACTGACCTGATTGCTGCTGTGAACATCGACGCAGACGTAGCAAAAACTGAAATGTTGAAGAACTTCGCAAAAGAGCAACTGAAAGAAATTGTGAGCTATGTTGTTGGGCTTGCTAGGAAGATGAGCATTGATGTAAGAAAGGAGAGCCAGACAGATGCTGGTAACAGTGATCAGGTCCGTGCTGCCCTACAGTTGTACAAACTTGTCCTAGCTCTGCAGCCAAACAACAGGAAAGTACTCCACGCTTGTGCAGAGTGCCACACGTTCTTAGGCGAGCACCAAGAAGCCGCAGACATCTATGATACCATGTTGCAGAACGACACGAGAACTGACACATCCACGCTATGCTCTAGAGCGCTTTCTAACCTGAAAGCAGGACATCTTGACATCGCCATGTCAGATCTAAACATAGCCTTTGACAGAAATCCGTCCTCCATTGATGCACTCTGTGCTCGAGCCTACTTCTTCCAACTGAAGGGACAAGAAGATGACTTGATGAAGGATGTCTTGAAGGCAAGTCTTGCGTCTGTTAAAGACACAGCCGCAAGTCTGAAGAGAATCCCTGTCCCTGAGCAAACACACTTGAAGGAAATTGTCATCAAAGGCTGTCAACGTCTTCTTCAAGCTGATAGAGAGAACAGTGACGTAGCCGGATTGTCAGTCAAGCG GGAGAGGACAGAAGCTGTTCTCCGGCTGACAGACCTGCTCCAGCTGCTGAGTCCAGGCACAGAGGGCGTTCACCTGCTGCGGGCCCACGCTCACATGGAGCTCGGTAACCAACAGGAAGCCCAGAGGATCTTACTGGACAAGGTCAAGTCCAACCCGCAGGACCCTGTGTCATCTATCCACCTGGCTCTGCTGAGGCTCCGACTGGGAAAAGTACAGGAGGCTGTGCAG GGATGTATCACTGTTCTGGAGACCATTGGAGAGTCCACCTTCCATGCAGCCCTGGAGGATGTGCCAAAAGAAGACAGACAGCTGTTATTGAGGAGTTCCCAACAGTACGGGTTCAGCTTGTTACAACAGTGTCAGGACCCTGCTGTCATAAGTACTGCCATCAGTGCTTTCACCATTGCAACACTAGCATCAG ATATGAGAGACACCACCGCCCTGATGGCTCGTGCAGAATGCCACGCCCACCTCAGGAGTTACCAGGCAGCGGCACAGGACTACAGTAGAGTGCTCGACGTCCAGACTGAATGTAGCACCGCATTGTGTGCCCGGGGCTGCATGAATATTGTCATGAACAAGCAAAAG GAAGCGGTAGAAGATTTCCTGGCAGCATTGCGTAAAGACTTGGAGGCAGCGAGGACACAAATCTTACTCCTACAGCAGCAGATGCGCCTGTTACTGCTGTACTGGTTACATCTGTATGCTACGGACGCGATGTCCCACggacaacatggcggccgccTGGAGGATGCAGTGTTGATTGGACACTTACTCATCTCCATCGATGCTAATGTTGCGGCATGGCAATTGTTGTATGCAGATGCTCTTATCATACAAG GTGACTTGGACCAGGCCTTTGTGCACCTGAATCGTGTGCTACAGCTGACACCTGATGACCGGTCAGTCCTGGCGCGCAGAGGGCTGATCTATGTGAAGAAGGGAAACCATCAACTGGCCGCATCAGAACTCTGTCCTCTGGCCGAGCTGGACTCTGAAGGCCTAGAGTTTGTTCTAAAGGCTTTAGACAATGACCAAAAGGAAGCATTGATCAAG GTGTCCCTGAAGAAGGCTGAAGTGCTGACTGGACTGAATGACCATGAGCAGGCTCTGTGCTTCCTCACGCTGGCAGTGGCTGCATCACAGAGTTCTAACGCAGACATCCTACGTCAGCGTACAAAGTGTTTGAGTAGGTTACAACAGTACAACCAGGCCCTGCATGATATCAACCTCGTCATTAGAATgaacaatgcaaacaaaaatgcatCTCAG GTGAGTGACTACTGCTGGCGAGGCTATATCAACCTCCTTCGCAACAAGGAACATCCTGCAGTGGTGGACTACATACACGCATTCAGAACTGACCGCCAGAAAACGGTCAGTTTGGTGACGTCACGTCCAGGGAAGAGTGCCCTCGCTCAGGTGTTTCACAG GTATGCTGAGCACCAGTATAAGAAAGGGAAGGCAGAGGACACTATTGCTGTTTGTCAGTTGGGGCTACTGCTGGATGGAACCAATGAAAATCTGCGAAGTTTGAAGATGAAGGCCACAAGAGACCAGGCACATGCACAGTGTACCATTCTGTGA
- the LOC118412277 gene encoding uncharacterized protein LOC118412277 isoform X3: MGEALKDFTTIGGSHHPVFHMSVDGKEKTQQQTAHVQSKGLKMSQKEALCVEGDIQRINGNLPQAVSCYCRAYEEDPLYVIDHLKSLPQESLENVVELVDFWGRSSAEAAEQREEYGILLTPEQLTSFILACPASLIGSSSCARISQLFKEKKYQEVMERCSAMLEHQPTKPVRLYLDRGLAALLARKRERVVAADFIKACQEDENELKEYMLAQKQHLPRVLKVLHRCASLDQPKRATSTEDINKWQSFVIDCGKIILLFDPYDGKTMTRCATLQADLGDFTGATKMWTNMLKLLRGQETPSKGPMIEALVARALCHFHMGKQDYATTDLIAAVNIDADVAKTEMLKNFAKEQLKEIVSYVVGLARKMSIDVRKESQTDAGNSDQVRAALQLYKLVLALQPNNRKVLHACAECHTFLGEHQEAADIYDTMLQNDTRTDTSTLCSRALSNLKAGHLDIAMSDLNIAFDRNPSSIDALCARAYFFQLKGQEDDLMKDVLKASLASVKDTAASLKRIPVPEQTHLKEIVIKGCQRLLQADRENSDVAGLSVKRERTEAVLRLTDLLQLLSPGTEGVHLLRAHAHMELGNQQEAQRILLDKVKSNPQDPVSSIHLALLRLRLGKVQEAVQGCITVLETIGESTFHAALEDVPKEDRQLLLRSSQQYGFSLLQQCQDPAVISTAISAFTIATLASDMRDTTALMARAECHAHLRSYQAAAQDYSRVLDVQTECSTALCARGCMNIVMNKQKEAVEDFLAALRKDLEAARTQILLLQQQMRLLLLYWLHLYATDAMSHGQHGGRLEDAVLIGHLLISIDANVAAWQLLYADALIIQGDLDQAFVHLNRVLQLTPDDRSVLARRGLIYVKKGNHQLAASELCPLAELDSEGLEFVLKALDNDQKEALIKVSLKKAEVLTGLNDHEQALCFLTLAVAASQSSNADILRQRTKCLSRLQQYNQALHDINLVIRMNNANKNASQVSDYCWRGYINLLRNKEHPAVVDYIHAFRTDRQKTVSLVTSRPGKSALAQVFHRYAEHQYKKGKAEDTIAVCQLGLLLDGTNENLRSLKMKATRDQAHAQCTIL, from the exons ATGGGGGAAGCTTTGAAGGACTTTACCACCATTGGAGGGAGTCATCACCCAGTCTTTCATATGAGCGTTGATGGGAAAGAGAAAACTCAGCAGCAAACAGCACATGTACAGTCTAAAGGCTTAAAGATGTCCCAAAAGGAAGCATTGTGTGTTGAGGGTGATATCCAGCGTATCAATGGGAACCTTCCTCAAGCCGTGTCGTGCTACTGTAGGGCATATGAAGAGGATCCGCTGTACGTCATTGATCACCTCAAGTCGCTGCCGCAGGAGTCTCTGGAAAACGTGGTGGAGCTGGTAGACTTCTGGGGGCGAAGTTCGGCAGAAGCAGCAGAGCAGAGGGAAGAGTACGGCATCTTGCTCACCCCTGAACAGCTGACATCCTTCATTTTGGCATGTCCTGCTAGCTTGATCGGGTCTTCGAGCTGTGCCCGGATATCCCAACTTTTCAAAGAGAAGAAGTACCAAGAAGTGATGGAGAGGTGCTCGGCTATGCTGGagcaccaaccaaccaaacctGTCCGCCTGTATCTAGACCGCGGTCTAGCTGCTCTGCTGGCAAGGAAACGGGAAAGAGTCGTGGCAGCAGACTTTATAAAGGCTTGTCAAGAGGATGAGAATGAGTTGAAGGAGTACATGCTAGCCCAGAAACAGCATTTACCTCGGGTCTTGAAGGTCTTACATCGTTGTGCGAGCTTGGATCAACCAAAGAGAGCCACTAGCACTGAAGACATCAACAAATGGCAGTCTTTCGTAATAGATTGTGGTAAGATTATCTTATTGTTTGATCCATACGATGGTAAGACAATGACACGCTGTGCTACCTTACAAGCAGACCTTGGTGACTTCACAGGAGCAACCAAGATGTGGACTAACATGCTGAAACTGCTCCGGGGGCAGGAAACTCCATCTAAGGGCCCCATGATTGAGGCTTTAGTAGCACGAGCGTTGTGTCACTTCCACATGGGCAAGCAAGATTATGCAACCACTGACCTGATTGCTGCTGTGAACATCGACGCAGACGTAGCAAAAACTGAAATGTTGAAGAACTTCGCAAAAGAGCAACTGAAAGAAATTGTGAGCTATGTTGTTGGGCTTGCTAGGAAGATGAGCATTGATGTAAGAAAGGAGAGCCAGACAGATGCTGGTAACAGTGATCAGGTCCGTGCTGCCCTACAGTTGTACAAACTTGTCCTAGCTCTGCAGCCAAACAACAGGAAAGTACTCCACGCTTGTGCAGAGTGCCACACGTTCTTAGGCGAGCACCAAGAAGCCGCAGACATCTATGATACCATGTTGCAGAACGACACGAGAACTGACACATCCACGCTATGCTCTAGAGCGCTTTCTAACCTGAAAGCAGGACATCTTGACATCGCCATGTCAGATCTAAACATAGCCTTTGACAGAAATCCGTCCTCCATTGATGCACTCTGTGCTCGAGCCTACTTCTTCCAACTGAAGGGACAAGAAGATGACTTGATGAAGGATGTCTTGAAGGCAAGTCTTGCGTCTGTTAAAGACACAGCCGCAAGTCTGAAGAGAATCCCTGTCCCTGAGCAAACACACTTGAAGGAAATTGTCATCAAAGGCTGTCAACGTCTTCTTCAAGCTGATAGAGAGAACAGTGACGTAGCCGGATTGTCAGTCAAGCG GGAGAGGACAGAAGCTGTTCTCCGGCTGACAGACCTGCTCCAGCTGCTGAGTCCAGGCACAGAGGGCGTTCACCTGCTGCGGGCCCACGCTCACATGGAGCTCGGTAACCAACAGGAAGCCCAGAGGATCTTACTGGACAAGGTCAAGTCCAACCCGCAGGACCCTGTGTCATCTATCCACCTGGCTCTGCTGAGGCTCCGACTGGGAAAAGTACAGGAGGCTGTGCAG GGATGTATCACTGTTCTGGAGACCATTGGAGAGTCCACCTTCCATGCAGCCCTGGAGGATGTGCCAAAAGAAGACAGACAGCTGTTATTGAGGAGTTCCCAACAGTACGGGTTCAGCTTGTTACAACAGTGTCAGGACCCTGCTGTCATAAGTACTGCCATCAGTGCTTTCACCATTGCAACACTAGCATCAG ATATGAGAGACACCACCGCCCTGATGGCTCGTGCAGAATGCCACGCCCACCTCAGGAGTTACCAGGCAGCGGCACAGGACTACAGTAGAGTGCTCGACGTCCAGACTGAATGTAGCACCGCATTGTGTGCCCGGGGCTGCATGAATATTGTCATGAACAAGCAAAAG GAAGCGGTAGAAGATTTCCTGGCAGCATTGCGTAAAGACTTGGAGGCAGCGAGGACACAAATCTTACTCCTACAGCAGCAGATGCGCCTGTTACTGCTGTACTGGTTACATCTGTATGCTACGGACGCGATGTCCCACggacaacatggcggccgccTGGAGGATGCAGTGTTGATTGGACACTTACTCATCTCCATCGATGCTAATGTTGCGGCATGGCAATTGTTGTATGCAGATGCTCTTATCATACAAG GTGACTTGGACCAGGCCTTTGTGCACCTGAATCGTGTGCTACAGCTGACACCTGATGACCGGTCAGTCCTGGCGCGCAGAGGGCTGATCTATGTGAAGAAGGGAAACCATCAACTGGCCGCATCAGAACTCTGTCCTCTGGCCGAGCTGGACTCTGAAGGCCTAGAGTTTGTTCTAAAGGCTTTAGACAATGACCAAAAGGAAGCATTGATCAAG GTGTCCCTGAAGAAGGCTGAAGTGCTGACTGGACTGAATGACCATGAGCAGGCTCTGTGCTTCCTCACGCTGGCAGTGGCTGCATCACAGAGTTCTAACGCAGACATCCTACGTCAGCGTACAAAGTGTTTGAGTAGGTTACAACAGTACAACCAGGCCCTGCATGATATCAACCTCGTCATTAGAATgaacaatgcaaacaaaaatgcatCTCAG GTGAGTGACTACTGCTGGCGAGGCTATATCAACCTCCTTCGCAACAAGGAACATCCTGCAGTGGTGGACTACATACACGCATTCAGAACTGACCGCCAGAAAACGGTCAGTTTGGTGACGTCACGTCCAGGGAAGAGTGCCCTCGCTCAGGTGTTTCACAG GTATGCTGAGCACCAGTATAAGAAAGGGAAGGCAGAGGACACTATTGCTGTTTGTCAGTTGGGGCTACTGCTGGATGGAACCAATGAAAATCTGCGAAGTTTGAAGATGAAGGCCACAAGAGACCAGGCACATGCACAGTGTACCATTCTGTGA